From the Candidatus Eisenbacteria bacterium genome, one window contains:
- a CDS encoding Lrp/AsnC family transcriptional regulator, protein MPTQANGTQSLDLRDRKILELVQRDAKLPQAEIARRVGLSTAAVNERLHKLEAAGFLRRYVAVVDPKAVGAGIGAFVEVFIEHPRHEPQFVEAVLGLDEVQECHHITGEFSLLLKIRVRDMEALQQLLIHRINALEGVRQTRTVIVLSTSKEESFVPTGAEEKTP, encoded by the coding sequence ATGCCGACTCAAGCGAATGGTACTCAGAGCCTCGATCTCCGGGACCGGAAAATCCTCGAGCTCGTCCAGCGGGACGCCAAGCTTCCACAGGCCGAGATCGCCCGTCGGGTCGGGTTGTCGACGGCCGCGGTCAACGAGCGCCTGCACAAGCTCGAGGCCGCGGGGTTCCTGCGGCGCTACGTCGCGGTGGTGGATCCCAAGGCTGTGGGCGCCGGGATCGGAGCGTTCGTGGAGGTGTTCATCGAGCATCCGCGTCACGAGCCGCAGTTCGTGGAAGCGGTGCTGGGGCTCGACGAGGTGCAGGAGTGCCACCACATCACGGGAGAGTTCTCGCTGCTGCTCAAGATCCGGGTTCGCGACATGGAGGCGTTGCAGCAGCTGCTCATCCATCGAATCAACGCGCTCGAAGGAGTGCGACAGACGCGCACGGTGATCGTGCTCTCGACCTCGAAGGAGGAGAGCTTCGTTCCGACGGGCGCCGAGGAGAAGACGCCATGA